The Pseudomonas entomophila genome segment GATGTTGTTGTGGGGTGAGAGGTGACTCTTAAACGTTAAGGTGAAAAAGCCATGTATAAAATTCCAAAGTCATGTATCTCGGAACTGTATCATGTGGGAGAAACGATTCGCCCGGTAAAGGTGATCACTCGAAATCCAGATTTGCTGCCTGGCTTCAGAGGGCAGTTCGTCCTGGACGATGCGCCAAACTCCTCGTGGCAGGTAACGAAATTGAAGTTGAAGTTTCATATTAGTGCCTACAACTCGACACTCATGCGCTTCCGCGCCGCCTGCAGCACGGATTTCTCAGGCTTTCTGGATGATGTGCTATATGGTCAAGTAGATGGCGATGTCCGCCTGCTTGATGACTGGTGGAATGGTCCGGAAGATTTCGACGAGGGGGCCGATTGGGAGTTTATCAACACGGGAGAGATCAAGGATTACAAGGGCGAACTGCGGCCTGTGTTCAAGATAAGAAATATCGGTTTTGATCGATGGGTCAAACTGGAAAAGCTTGATAATTTTACTTACTTGCGCCTGGCCAAAGAAGACAGTGACACCCGCTTCATGTTGGGGGCTGTCAGTGATGTGATCTATCGGTAAAACGGAAAACCAGGTTGCATTCACCCACACCTGCACTCGACCGTCGGCTGTGGGGGCAAGGCGCGGAATCCCGCGCCTTGGCAAACATCAGAGGTAGTAAGCCTTGAGCGGCGGGAAACCGTTGAACTCTACTGCGCTGTAGCTGGTGGTGTAGGCGCCGGTGGACAGCCAGTAAAGGCGGTCGCCGATCGCCAGGTTCAGTGGCAGGCCGTACTTGTAGTTCTCGTACATGATGTCGGCGCTGTCGCAGGTCGGGCCTGCAATTACCACTTCCTCGGCCTCGCCTTTCTTCTCGGTCCAGATCGGGAACTTGATGGCTTCATCCATGGTTTCGATCAGGCCGGAGAACTTGCCCACGTCGGTGTAGATCCAGCGCTCGACCGCGGTGCGCGACTTGCGCGCCACCAGCACCACTTCACTGACCAGAATGCCGGCGTTGGCGATCAGTGAGCGGCCCGGCTCGAGGATGATTTCCGGCAGGTCGTCACCAAAGTCCTCCTTGAGGAAGCGAATGATTTCCTCGGCGTAGGTTTCCAGGCTGTTGGTACGGGTGATGTAGTTGGCCGGGAAGCCGCCACCCATGTTGATCAGCTTCAGCTCGATGCCGTCTTCTTCCTTCAAGCGCTCGAAGATTACCTTGACCTTGGCGATGGCGGCGTCCCACACGCTGATGTCGCGCTGCTGCGAGCCCACGTGGAAGGAGATGCCATACGGCACCAGGCCCAGGTCGCGGGCGAGGATCAGCAGGTCCATGGCCATGTCGGTCTGGCAGCCGAACTTGCGCGACAGCGGCCAGTCGGCAGTGGTGGAGCCTTCGGTGAGGATACGCACATACACTTTCGAACCCGGCGCGGCCTTGGCGATGTTGCGCAGGTCGGCTTCGGAGTCGGTAGCGTACAGGCGCACGCCCTTCTCATAGAAGTAGCGGATGTCCTTGGACTTCTTGATGGTGTTGCCGTAGCTGATGCGATCGGCCGTGACGCCACGGCCCAACACCTTGTCCAGCTCGTAGATCGAGGCGATGTCGAAGCTCGAGCCTTTCTCCTTCAGCAGGTCGATGATCTCGACCGCCGGGTTGGCCTTTACCGCGTAGTACACCTTGGCGAACTCGAAGCCGGCACGCAGGTCGTCATAGGCCTGGCTGATCATCTGGGTGTCGATGAGTACGAACGGGGTTTCCTGCTTGTCGGCGAACGCCTTCATTTTCTGGAAGGTGTCGCGTGCGAAATAGTCTTCGACCTGGATCGACATGCTCAAGGGCTCCATGGGCAAACTGAAAAGATAAGTGGCAGCAAACTGAACGCCCTCCGTATCCCCACTTTGGTTCGCCTACTTCCCAAGGCATGTCGCCGAAAGCAAAAAGGTCAACCGTGCCTGTGAAGCGGGGCGGCGGGTGACCTTGCTGTCTCGTCGTCAGTACTTGAGCCGGATGGATCGTTTCCAGCATGGACGTTCGGCGCGCACTTTAGGGTGTGAAAACCGCAAGATCAACAGGCAAACCCGGTGGTTTCGCCGTGGATCGATGAGCTGTCACCTGAATAACCGACCGACATGACCGGCAGATGTTCCCCAGGTTGAGGCAAGCGTAAAAAATTGTGGAATGGACGGGTTTTGCCCTTTCGCGGGTAAGCCAAATCCCACGGGGAGCTGGGCATTTTCTGTAGGAGCGGGTTTACCTACGAAGGGGCCAGCAGTGTTCATATTTATGGCCACGGAGCGCGCGCCTCTCCCGAGCATGAAATCAGCAAAAAAAATTGTCATCGCACCTGCTGGCAGCCCTTGGTCGGGCCGACAATGCACCGATTGCTGTTGTTTATGAGAAACATTACTATTCGCGACCTTGCCTCTCTGATGAACACACCCGTGTCCGGACACAAAGGCTTCCTCGACCACTACCAAGAGCTGATCGGCACCTGGACGCGCAAGCTGCGCAGTCGTCAGCAGGCCGAGGACCTCACCCATGACGCCTTCGTGCGGGTTCTGGAGAACCCGAACGAGCAGGTCGAGCAACCGCGCGCTTATCTGCACCAGACCGCCCGCAACATTGCCGTCGATGGTTTCCGCCGCGAGGACCGTCGCCAGGCCCTTGAAACGGAGGCATTCGAGGAAGGGGCGGCGGGCCATGACGACCCGGAGGCCTATGTGCGTGCCCTGGAGCTGGCTGACTCTGTGGAGCGGGTGCTTTCAGAGCTGCCGCTCAACTGTCGCCGGGTCTTCATCTGGCAGAAACTCGAGGGCCTGACCCAGGCTGAAATTGCCGAGCGCATGGGCTTGAGCAAGAACATGGTCGAAAAGTATATGATCCGCACGCTCCGGTATCTGCGTGAGCACCTGGATGTGTCGGCCAGATGAGTCAGGAGAGCCCATTGATGGAACAGCACGTGCGCGAGCAGGCCGCCGAATGGTTTGTCCGGCTCCAGGACGCGCCGCGCGACGATGAGTTGCAGGCGGGTTTGGTCCAGTGGCTGGCACGCCACCCACGGCACCGCGAGGAGTACGAGCGGCTGGTGCAACTGTGGCGCGCAACCGACTTCATCCCACGTCAGCGCCTGGAGGCGCTTTGCGAGCCCAAGCCTGTACGCCAGTTGCCGCGCCGTCGTGTGCTGCGCCAGGCATTGGCTGCCAGCGTGGCGGTCGTGGCCCTCGGCCTGGGCTGGGTGGGTTGGCAGTACCAGCAACTGAACCATCAGGACACCTTGCAAACCGCTCTGGGTGAGCGCCACCAGGTCGATCTGCCCGACGGCTCACGGTTGGAGCTCAACAGCGCCACCCGGTTGCAGGTCGACTTTTCTCCTGGCCGCCGTCACGTGCGGTTGAGTCAGGGCGAGGCGATGTTCATCGTCGCCCATGACCGCGCCCGGCCATTCGTGGTGAGCACCACGCAGGGGGATGTCACCGTGACGGGTACTCGCTTCGATGTACGTCAGGACCGGGATAGCACCCGTGTCGTGGTCGAGCAGGGGTCGGTACAGGTCCGGGGCGCGGGGGATTCGCTGGCGCTGCTCGGTGCCGGCCAGGGTTCGCGCATCGACCCGCACGGCCAGGTCGCCGCGCCCTACGCCATCGATGCCAGTGCACTGACGGCCTGGCGCCAGGGCAAGCTGGTGTTCGACAACGCCCCGCTCAGCGAGGTGGTCGCCGAAGTCTCGCGTTATCGTGCCCAGCCCTTGCGTGTCGCGCCTGGCAAAGTGGCGAACCTGCGCCTGTCCAGCACCTTCAGCAGCGATGACCCCGATGCCCTGCTGCGCGCCTTGCCGAACATCCTGCCGGTGGCGATCAAGCAGCACGCGGATGGCTCCAGCGAAATTATTTCGAAATAGATTCAGGTTTTTTTCCGGTCGTTCGTCTTCCCCGCCAGCTGCAACTGCCAAGCATTTCCATTTGCATGCGGTTGGCGTTTATCCCGACTTTCAGGACCCATCGAAGACGTGAACAACAATAAGCCCCTTCTCCAGCTGCGCCGCCTGGCGCTGGCCCTGGCGGTCAGCGCCGCCGCAGGCAACAGCTATGCCGACACGATCCAGATCCAGGCCCAGCCTCTGGGCGCCGCCCTCAAGCAACTGGGTCAACAGACCCAGCTGCAGCTGTTCTTCAGCCCTGAACTGGTGGCCGGCAAGCAGGCCCCGGCCGTGTCGGGCAACCTGGCGCCGGAGCAGGCGCTGGAGCAGCTGTTGCAGGGCAGCGGGCTGACCTACGAGCAGTCCGCCGACACCGTGGTGGTCAAGCCGGCGCAGGCTGCCGGCACCCTCACCACCGGCAGCCTCGAGCTGGCGCCCACCGACGTCAAGGTGGTCGGTGACTGGCTGGGCGATGCCCAGCAGAGCGTGGTGCAGAACCACCCAGGCGCGCGCACCGTGGTACGCCGCGAGGCAATGGTCGAGAAGGGCACGATGAACGTGCGTGACGCCCTGCGTGGCA includes the following:
- a CDS encoding type III PLP-dependent enzyme, with product MSIQVEDYFARDTFQKMKAFADKQETPFVLIDTQMISQAYDDLRAGFEFAKVYYAVKANPAVEIIDLLKEKGSSFDIASIYELDKVLGRGVTADRISYGNTIKKSKDIRYFYEKGVRLYATDSEADLRNIAKAAPGSKVYVRILTEGSTTADWPLSRKFGCQTDMAMDLLILARDLGLVPYGISFHVGSQQRDISVWDAAIAKVKVIFERLKEEDGIELKLINMGGGFPANYITRTNSLETYAEEIIRFLKEDFGDDLPEIILEPGRSLIANAGILVSEVVLVARKSRTAVERWIYTDVGKFSGLIETMDEAIKFPIWTEKKGEAEEVVIAGPTCDSADIMYENYKYGLPLNLAIGDRLYWLSTGAYTTSYSAVEFNGFPPLKAYYL
- a CDS encoding RNA polymerase sigma factor: MNTPVSGHKGFLDHYQELIGTWTRKLRSRQQAEDLTHDAFVRVLENPNEQVEQPRAYLHQTARNIAVDGFRREDRRQALETEAFEEGAAGHDDPEAYVRALELADSVERVLSELPLNCRRVFIWQKLEGLTQAEIAERMGLSKNMVEKYMIRTLRYLREHLDVSAR
- a CDS encoding FecR family protein, producing MEQHVREQAAEWFVRLQDAPRDDELQAGLVQWLARHPRHREEYERLVQLWRATDFIPRQRLEALCEPKPVRQLPRRRVLRQALAASVAVVALGLGWVGWQYQQLNHQDTLQTALGERHQVDLPDGSRLELNSATRLQVDFSPGRRHVRLSQGEAMFIVAHDRARPFVVSTTQGDVTVTGTRFDVRQDRDSTRVVVEQGSVQVRGAGDSLALLGAGQGSRIDPHGQVAAPYAIDASALTAWRQGKLVFDNAPLSEVVAEVSRYRAQPLRVAPGKVANLRLSSTFSSDDPDALLRALPNILPVAIKQHADGSSEIISK